AACGTCGTGCCAGAGTCGCCGCTCGATGCGCAAACCTCGTATAAATGCCTCTTGCCAGGGGTGTAGATACTAAATATtatctatacatatatagatataatattacCTTTGTATCAGCATCAAATTGACAAATTTGTTCGGCAGATATCATCGCGACACCATACAATGCGATCCCTTCGGAATCTTCGCGCGACGATCTGCCGGTCCGCAGAGCTTTCAGTTTTTCGCCCTTTCGGCGCGGGGTGCTGCGGCGGCCTCATTCACCAAGAGGATGATCAGGCGCGTGAGTCAGTGCACAGAACGTTCTCACTGGTGAGCAGCAACCGAAGGGACAGAATGTCCCATTACCCGGGTAATCCTTGTTTGTAATAAACCAGCGCCCCGCTGCCAGAGTTGGGGGGCGGCGAGGGGTGGCAGCCACCCTCGCGCCGCATAACGTCGCAGAGGTGGAGCCATCTCCGCACGCATATGCTCCTCATGGAATATCATTTATGTTTCTCACCCCGGTGCAGACGTCTATCCCCGTTTGACCTGCCGCGACCCCTCCGGGGCAACCCTCTTTCGGTAGACACCTCGATCCTTATACATACGCCTAATCCGGGCATGATTGCCGGCGGCCACCGTCTCGTCACGAAAACTCCTACTCGGATGCTGCTCGATGCTCTCaccccttttttttcttttttttctttcgcacTGTGTCGAATAACTTGTCGTTTCAACAATGCGAAAGacgttttttatattaattctatGGTCGGATGACGCCGCGAGCattatgaataatattatatatataaatatatatatatatatatatatatattaaattgtattatattattatttatatataataatataatacaatataatacaatataatataatataatatgcaatataatacaatacaatataaaacaatataatagaatataatacaatataatacaatattataatacaatataatataatataatacaatataatgcaatataatagaatataatacaatattataatactatataatataatataatacaatataaaacaatataatacaatatatagtaataatatagttataattatttaatattatatatatataagtctaataataagaaAAGGACGAACAACCGAATGGAAACAATCCCTTTCACATTATTAGACAACCGGTTTCCTCATATTTCGCAGATAAATAAGTTTTCGTTCAGCGAGCATTATTATTTGCATCGTTGAGCGAGCGTCGATCGTGGGCAGAGCGAGAGTCGCATAAATTCTTTCGTGAATTACATCGCGTCGAACGTCTATCGACGTGGATGCTTTTTCTTTCCCGGTTGGGGCGGCACGGAAAACTGTGCCGGGGTGAGCGTAAGGGTAGCAAGAACGATCTCAGACCGTCCGCGCGGGTAACGAGCGAGGTAACCAGCCAATTACTTGGCTGAAcggttttatttgtatttaattcTTATTTAATTTACTTTTTTACGGTCTCCTTCGTTCGGAGATCCGTTAACGAAATGGAAGATTTTCAACCGTCGTTGCGAATTCACGAGTCCGTGACCTCGGCGCGTAATTAATTTCGACGGGAAATTATGAAGGAAAAAATTTATCACGctgcttatatatatatagtaataatagtactaatagtatataataatagcaataatagtatataataacagtaatattggtatataataatagtaataatagtatataataacagtaataatggtatataataatagtaataatagtgctaatagtatataataatagtaataataataataataatagtatataataatactataataatagagAAGTTTccgtaagagagagagagagagagagagagagagagagagagagagcgagcaatTTATATCTCACATTCATCAAATAAAACCACTCGCATCGAATGGAAACGCTGTATAATTGAAACAAGCGATATCATGTAAGTGATATTCGTGTAAAACTGTACAATATATTTCACATTTATATATAAACTACAGGGTTCGTACAAAACTTAATATAGGATGCtcaatttctcttcttttttttattttacaagaACGTTTCAATTTTCCATAAATTCAGAGCAACGTGTACAATACGATTCGATACTAAATAACATATAAGTATAAACGTTATAATTTCACAATTCCCAAATGCTCTAGCCTAGAGTACTTAAtatctataaaaataataataataataatgaaaaaatcGTGTCTCCGCGAAAGCAATTTTGCGATCTCGATGAAACGATCGCAAATCGATGGCCTGTGACTCTATAAACACATAAAAGTGTCGATCCACGCTGTGAATGATAATCATAAAATCGTTGATTTAATTTTCCTCAAATAGGattgttggcttagcttcgcCGGCCGAGTTACCATTTCAAACATTGCGCAGATCCGTGTTTAAATACCGTAAAAAGTTCCGTCGATTTTGCGACTGTATCCGGGATTAGATTGAACCGAGTGCGGCCCGGTGATATTTAATTTCACGCTGCTCGGATGAACTCTTCGCTCTGGCAGCGGGCCACGATAACAGTGGCTCAGCAACGACGAAACAGGATCCTTTTCTTCCGCGCCTGGCACCGTCGGTGTCTGGTATACCTGAAAGTAATTCGAGAACAATGTATTAGTTACCAAACGTTTAGATCTATTTTGCCATCTCGatggaatatataataatataataatataatattataatgaatatataataatatgatatttaatataataaaaatatataacatttatataatttatataaaaaatatataaaataaaaaagagaaACCAACCCTGACGCATACTGTACgtttaataaaaatacaatatatatatattgatattatattgatattatattggtATTATATTGGTACTATattggtattatattatattatattatattatattatattatattgatattaaattgatattatattatatataataatatataatatataattaatattatatattatattataattattatattatatatataattatacaaattattatttataaacagtCTACCAAGAAATATCTCAGGTAACTAAAATTAACGATTAATATCTCGAAtgatatttttctaaaattgtTAGCGACGAGTAAGTCCGACAACGTAGTAAATAATTTACttcgattttattttttaaaacgcGCCACGTCTTCTTCCCCAGGGCTTCCGGTTGCATTGGAACATACACTTTTGGTACCAAAGTGTCTTTACTGTGAACGTAGATCGTTGAAAGCGTCAAATCGAGAGCATCGTTCGGTACCTGAAAGACAATTTAACACACAGGTCACACGAATTGAATGCAACTAAAATACAGttgcaaaatataatataaattatgttaagttaaatataatataatataatatatatgactTCTATTTAAGCTTGAATAACgtgaaaattcttttaaaaaatagtgtagcaatttttatatacaggatgtcccgtaattatggtatttcttggaaattagagattcctgaggttattcgaagcaactttttcctttacaaaaattttctccgatgcaTCGTTGACgaattattcacgaaaaacactgaccaatgagaagcgagcgcgctcgttggctcggccgccgcgccccAACctagcttgcctctcattggtcagcgtttttccgtcaataactcgtaaacggtgcctcggagaaaatttttgtaaaggaaaaagttgcttcgaataacctcaggaatctctaatttccaggaaataccataattttggcatACCCTGTATATTAACTACGctgtaaaatatgaaaaaaaatgtGTCAAAAAGTAGGACAACTTACCTTCGTTCTCACTAATCTGGCATCCTTTCTGATGCTGTTCAACGTGTGATGCGCAAAAAGCCGTTCGTAAGGTTTCAAATTGGCGGTCCAACTCTTGTCTTGCGGATAAACATTTTTACCGAGAACCGGTCGTCGCGTCCATTCTCCTTCGCGAGTTATATCCGGCAGAGGATAAGGATTCCGGACATAATGGACTTCGTCTGCCTCCATGATGCAATTGTCGCAGGTCGCTTCTTGAATTCCTTCGAGACGATCAAAAAATTTTATAAAGTAAAAGCAACGACATAACCTCTGTGTTGCGTGTAAAAACGATATAGAAATCGATCGAGTCGAGGGTAGCTTGAAGGCAGTCGAAATATTCGTTGCTATCGATAATGGGAAACGAGAATTGCGTCGTTACAGTCGAGTCAAGAAAAAGATTCAACTTCgttgcttattattattattattattattattattattattattattattattattattattattattgttgttgttattattattattattattattattgttattattattattattattattattattatatataaatattcttttaataattctttaattataatctaaatataattaattcaataataaatcaattaataataataaataatatttcctttgttatatatactatactatactaataatatatatatatatatagtatagtatagtataataatatatagtattttatttgtaattttaatattaattttattattagtattattagtatagtatagtacatattagtagtatatagtagtaataatatatagaatagtatatattattatatatataattataatatatttataattatattattatatattatacatattatatataaatcatataataatataatacaattacacacacacacaccactGTACAAACAGAAAATATGTGAACACTTGAGAAACTTTAAAGTAGTATCTCTGTGGCAACGATATATCATCCTTTCCCCCAAAAAATCTTGAAAATTCGAATCGAAGGATTAACATCCGGCCAACGCTTCCGTTTCACTCGGACGAATAAGACACGCGGGGCCGCACTCTCTTTGTCGGACGCACTCGAAAGAAGATTCTCGAACGTGGAAGAATTTCGTTTCTCCGATGATCTGGATCCATTCATAGGCCGTATAGGCGAGAGTGCGCCGGCTTTAATTCACGGCGTGTAAGACCGTGCGGCGACGCGGTCTGCATCCCGTCATTCACCGCGGGGTGTCCACTTATCGAACCCGTTCCGTTCCCTCCTTTCGTTCGTTCTCGCCTTTACAGTCCGGGCCACAGGCAGACGACGACTTCCCAAGGGCGTCTCGCAAGCCTCCCCGAAGTCGCTTACAAGCGGTTTCACGTTCACCAGCCGTGAAAGAGCTTATTGTGAAATTTAAACCGAACCGGGACTTTCCTTCGAATAACCGCCATTCATGCACCGGCtatactctctttctctccttctctctctctctctctctctctctctctctctctctctctctctctctctctctctctctctgccctcCGTCTTCATTTACATTCGAGTAGTCAGTCAGTCAGCTGTTTGTATCCTGCTCGATGCGCCGATTAAATTCTTCGTTCTTTCTCGCCGCGGCGATTCGTTTAGTATGTTCGATCGCATGATCGTAGACATGATGCTTGGGCCGAGCTCGATGCAGCTTAGATGTTTAATATGAGATCAATTATATTTTaagagatatatattatatattatgtaatactatatatatatttatattttaaaatataatataatattttgagagatattatatattgtataatactatatatatatatatatatatatatatatatatatatatatatatatatatatttatattttggaatataatattttgagagatgttatatattgtataatactatatttatattttaaaatataatattatatttcaaaataaaattctaattatTTGAACTTGTGACTAAATATTTGCTATTTTATGAATTtcgtatttttttaaatatttgctATGCAAGACTTAGGGCAACATATGCCCTAAAACTACCCCCTTCCATTTTTCAACGTAAAGAACATTATAGGGTATGTTTTTAATAACCTCGACATAATCTCGTCGCTTTCCTCGTTGTAATTATTAACGAAGACTGACAATTTACATACTAAAtagtgtaataaaaattataataagataatataattaaatgataataacaaaaaattataataaataataattaaatagttTAATAAATATCGACGACTCATTTGTATAATTCAATTGAAATTTAACCCCTTCGCTtcgttaaataaattgttaatctTGTAATCTCAGCGgacaaaaaataataatataaattccaAGGCTTTCAACGTTAAACGAagtttcccccctccccaccGCCAGTTAATAGGACGCAGGACGTTAAATAGGAGGACACCTGAAATCGGGAAGAATCGAAGGAAGCAGGCGGCATCGACGGGCCGAATAGTGTGACTCGTTCCCCGCATTTAACTGTGTTTTGCTCAGGAGGCGGTCGGCCACGGCCAACGTCGACGTCCAATATTAAACCCGCAGTAATTTATGTTAGCACGAGCGTGCATAATGCTGTTTGTATAAAGCTGGGCCGCCACGTGTCGGCTCGTGCCGACGCTGTTCTGTGTATCACTCCTCTCTACCAGCCCCTATATTCTTGCCGCTGGGCCCGGTTCACAGGCGAaggtattaggtctaccggaaagttctctccgatagtgtcacttcaagtttcaatcgatatgcacatgttgatttcagacatatacgactatctctctttatcgttgcatttacacgcacgtactctcctaaataaactgaaacaaagatgtctcgtttCATTATTAACCTTTtgggcacgacgcgccactatggtggcctgctctagtagctcactcgctcatcgttcgaaccaaataatcgtcttcgtatgcgttgtttcacacttcttttgtcttcgcatcgatttacaacagtctacagggtgtcccaaaaatgtctcgcaatccggaaatggcgggttccgcggatcatccgaagcaacttcttcctttacaaaaatgttctccgaggcaccgttaacgagttatcaacgaaaaacagtgaccaataagaatcgagtacggctgacgcgaggcggcccagccaaccagcgcgcgaagcccagttccgctcattggctcgatcgcctcgcgccagccgagctcgcctctcattggtcactgtttttcgttaatcacTCGtgaacggtgtctcggagaaaatttttgtaaaggaagaagttgcttcaaatgacctcagaaatcccctactttcagattgcgagacaattTTGGGACGGGTGTTCTTTAAATAAAAACACAACCGTTCCCTATTGCGAACGTTCTTCATCGTAACCTAACCTAACCTAAAAGTTAAATTTAACTATTTTAAAGGTTAAAACCTAACTATTGATAACCTAACCTAACCTAAAAGTTAAATTTAACTATTTTAAAGGTTAAAACCTAACTATTGATAACCTAACCTAACCTAAAAGTTAAATTTAACTATTTTAAAGGTTAAAACCTAACTATTGATAACCTAACCTAACCTAAAAGTTAAATTTAACTATT
This genomic window from Megalopta genalis isolate 19385.01 chromosome 9, iyMegGena1_principal, whole genome shotgun sequence contains:
- the LOC117224701 gene encoding cilia- and flagella-associated protein 276, whose translation is MEADEVHYVRNPYPLPDITREGEWTRRPVLGKNVYPQDKSWTANLKPYERLFAHHTLNSIRKDARLVRTKVPNDALDLTLSTIYVHSKDTLVPKVYVPMQPEALGKKTWRVLKNKIEVYQTPTVPGAEEKDPVSSLLSHCYRGPLPERRVHPSSVKLNITGPHSVQSNPGYSRKIDGTFYGI